GTTAGAGTCGTATTACCACTAATACCATTGTATGTAGCAGTCACCGTTGTTGAGCCCACTGCGACTCCAGTTGAGAGTCCCGGCGTGCTGTCTCCTGTTGTTTCAATTGTTGCCACACTCGTTGAAGAGCTGGTCCAAGAAACGACATTAGTTAAAATCTGAGTGCTGGAATCTGAGTAGGTGCCTGTTGCTACAAATTGTTGGGTCACTCCTTTTGCGATACTAGGAGTAACAGGCGTGACTTGAATACTGACCAAAACCTCAGCCGTCACATCTAACGTAGCATTGCCACTTATACCATTTACCGTTGCCGTGATTGTCGTTATCCCCACATCAACACCTGTGGATAAACCCGGCGTGTTATCCCCTGATGTCTCTATCGTCGCGACACTCGTTGCTGAACTTGTCCATGATGCACTACTAGTTAATATTTGGGTTGTTGCATCTGTATAGGTTCCCGTTGCAACAAACTGTTGTGTTACACCTTTAGCAATGGTTGGCGTGGAAGGTGTGACTTGAATACTCACTAACTCAGCAGACGTTACCGTGAGTGTTGTATTACCACTAATACCACTAACAGTTGCTGTAATAGTCGTTGTGCCTACCTCCACTGCATTAGCTAATCCAGGCGTACTATCTCCAGAGGTTTCTATGGTTGCAATGCTCGTTGATGAGCTTGTCCAAGTTGCAGAAGACGTTAAAATCTGTGTCGTCGCGTCCGTATAGGTTCCCGTTGCAACAAACTGCTGGGTGGCACCTTTTGCAATACTTTGCGTTGCTGGCGTAACTTGAATACTCACCAAAGTCGCGGAGGTGACGATCAAAGTCGTACTTCCACTGATACCACTTACTGTAGCTGTCACCGTTGTAGATCCGACTCCAACGCCAGTAGACAATCCGGGGGTACTATCTCCCGATGTTTCTATTGATGCAACACTGGTCGATGAGCTTGTCCAAGAGGCACTGCTGGTTAAGATTTGGGTCGTTGCGTCCGTATAGGTTCCCGTAGCAACAAACTGTTGTATCACACCTTTGGCTATACTTGGTGTTGAAGGCGTCACTTGAATGCTCACCAAAGTCGCTGCGGTAACTGCCAGTGTCGCATCCCCACTAATACCGCTAACCGTTGCAGTAATCGTCGTCGTACCTACATCAACACCAGTAGAAAGGCCTGGGGTACTCCCCCCTGTCGTTTCTATTGTTGCAACACTGGATAATGAACTTGTCCAAGAGGCAGTGTTAGTTAGGATCTGTGTGGTCGAATCCGTATAAGTACCAGTTGCGACAAATTGCTGTGTTACACCTTTGGCAATACTTGGAGTCGGTGGCGTGACCTGGATGCTCACCAATTCTGCAGAGGTAACCGTTAAAGTGGTATTCCCACTAATGCCACTAACCGTAGCAGTAATCGTCGCTGTACCCACACCAATTCCTGTGGCTAACCCGGGGTTACTGTTACCTGATGTTTCAACCGTCGCCACACTAGTCGACGAGCTAGTCCACGTTGCTGTGCTAGTGAGGTTTTGAGTACTTGCATCCGTATATGTACCGATTGCAGAAAACTGCTGTGTTAACCCTTTGGCAATACTTGGCGTAGTCGGCGTTACTTGTATACTGACCAAGGTAGCAGCCGAAACCGTCAATGTTGTACTTCCTGTTATTCCATCTACAGTCGCGCTAATAGTCGATGAGCCAGTAGCGACACCAGTAGCTACTCCAGGATTCGCATCACCCACACTCTCAATAGTTGCAACACTCGTTGACGAGCTACTCCAAGATGCCGAGCTGGTTAATATTTGCGTTGTCGAATCTGAATAGGTTCCCGTTGCTACAAATTGTTGCGTTACACCTTTGGCGATAGTTGGAGTAGTCGGCGTCACTTGGATGCTGACAAGTGTTGCGGCTGTGACCGTCAGGCTTGTACTACCACTAATTCCGCTGACCGTCGCTGTAATTGTCGTTGAGCCGACATTAACGCCAGTAGATTGCCCCGGCGTGCTGCCACCAGAGCTCTCTATTGTAGCGACGCTCGTTGTTGAGCTCGTCCAAGAAACACTATTAGTTAAGATCTGTGTGGTTGCATCGGTATACGTCCCTGTCGCAACAAATTGCTGCGTAACACCTTTTGCAATACTCGGTGTTACAGGTGTTACCTGTATGCTCACCAACTCTGCAGCAGTGACCGTTAAGGTAGTATTTCCGCTAACACCATCAACAGTCGCGGTTATGGTAACTGATCCAATACTCACTCCTGTCGCAAGTCCCGGAGTAGTGTCTCCAGTTGTTTCTATTGTCGCCACACTGCTTGAAGAACTAACCCAATAAACGCTGTCAGTTAAAAGTTGTCTTGTCGCATCAGTGTATGTTCCAGTCGCAACAAACTGCTGAGTTCCGCCTTTTGCAATGCTTGGTGTGGTCGGAGTAACTTCGATGCTGACCAACGCAGCAACAGTTACAGTAAGTGTGGCTGTGCCACTAACCCCATCGAGTGTTGCAGTTATCGTGGCTGAACCCACACTCACACCAGTTGATAGCCCAGGTGTCGTATCTCCAGCCGTTTCAACAGTTGCAATACTTGTTGAAGAGCTTGTCCAAGACACGCTGCTCGTTAAGATTTGAGTGGTCGAATCAGTGTAAGTACCCGTTGCTACAAACTGTTGTGTGCTCCCTTTTGCGATACTCGGGCTAGACGGGGTAACTTGTATGCTAACCAAGGTAGCGGGTGTGACAGTCAATGCGGCACTGCCACTGATGCCGTCGACAGTAGCAGTGATAGTAGCAGAACCAACGCCCGCACCATTAGCAAGACCGGGCGTTGTATCTCCTTCTGATTCAATCGTAGCAATACTAGTTGAAGAACTTGCCCAAGACGCAGAGTCTGTAAGAATTTGAGTAGTTGAGTCGGTATAAGTACCAGTCGCAACAAATTGCTGGGTTACACCTTTCGCAATGCTAGGAGTCGGTGGCGTCACCTGAACACTGACCAAAGCCGCTGGCGTTACCGTTAACGTCGTCGTACCTTTTATGTCATTTACTGTGGCGGTAATTGTCGCAGTGCCCTCACCGGTTCCCGTCGCTAACCCCGGATTAGTATCAGAAGAGCTTTCTACAGTCGCTACACTTACAGAGCTACTCACCCATGATGCGACACTAGTTAGAATTTGCGTTGTTGAGTCTGTATATATCCCGGTCGCGACAAATTGCTGTGTCACCCCCTTAGCAATACTAGGCAACGGTGGTGTAATTTGAACACTTACTAACTCCGCTGCTGTAACAGTTAACGATGCGCTACCACTGACAGCTCCAAGTGTCGCAGTAACCGTCACTGATCCTGTTGCCAATGTGCTGGATAATCCAGTGTTAATACCTCCAGACTCGATCGTTGCTATTCCACTATCACTGCTGACCCACGAAACAGAACTGGTCAATATTTGTGTCGTAGCATCTGTGTAAATACCCGTTGCCACAAACTGTTGTGTCACACCTTTTGCGACGCTAGGTGATGGTGGTGTGACTTGAATACTAACTAACGTGGCTGAAGTAACTGTTAAAGAAGCGCTGCCACTAATAGCGCCAACCGTTGCTGTAACTGTCGTTGTTCCTGTATCGACACCTAGAGACAGACCCGGCTCAGAATCTCCATTTGATTCAATAGTCGCAATACTTGTCAGTGAACTCGTCCAACTTGCTGTATCTGTTAGGATTTGTGTACTGCCATCAGAATATATACCAGTAGCAACCAACTGAGTAGAAGTCCCTTTGGCAATGTTATTTGTTGGAGGGGTTACCTGAATGGATGACAGTACTGCACTGGTCACTTTTATTGAAGCAGAACGACTCGTAATGCCGTCTTTGGAAGCTTGTATAGATGTAGAACCAACACCGACACCAGTAGCTAAACCAAGTGTATCCACAGTGGCAATACTT
This genomic stretch from Vibrio marisflavi CECT 7928 harbors:
- a CDS encoding Ig-like domain-containing protein — translated: MIKVIKNIGLLLVVSILAGCNSEGGFSDNSNTDTTVRLVSVQLSSTLVSTRGGDRTKVSMPKGNNEQLTATAIYSDGTTSDVTEDAVWNNSNTTHMTITKGKVDGHGIGSGIVSATHDGITSNELEFSITAAELRRIQLTPPFNSVPNGISVQLKATGIYTDLTTADISDSVVWESASTSIATVDTLGLATGVGVGSTSIQASKDGITSRSASIKVTSAVLSSIQVTPPTNNIAKGTSTQLVATGIYSDGSTQILTDTASWTSSLTSIATIESNGDSEPGLSLGVDTGTTTVTATVGAISGSASLTVTSATLVSIQVTPPSPSVAKGVTQQFVATGIYTDATTQILTSSVSWVSSDSGIATIESGGINTGLSSTLATGSVTVTATLGAVSGSASLTVTAAELVSVQITPPLPSIAKGVTQQFVATGIYTDSTTQILTSVASWVSSSVSVATVESSSDTNPGLATGTGEGTATITATVNDIKGTTTLTVTPAALVSVQVTPPTPSIAKGVTQQFVATGTYTDSTTQILTDSASWASSSTSIATIESEGDTTPGLANGAGVGSATITATVDGISGSAALTVTPATLVSIQVTPSSPSIAKGSTQQFVATGTYTDSTTQILTSSVSWTSSSTSIATVETAGDTTPGLSTGVSVGSATITATLDGVSGTATLTVTVAALVSIEVTPTTPSIAKGGTQQFVATGTYTDATRQLLTDSVYWVSSSSSVATIETTGDTTPGLATGVSIGSVTITATVDGVSGNTTLTVTAAELVSIQVTPVTPSIAKGVTQQFVATGTYTDATTQILTNSVSWTSSTTSVATIESSGGSTPGQSTGVNVGSTTITATVSGISGSTSLTVTAATLVSIQVTPTTPTIAKGVTQQFVATGTYSDSTTQILTSSASWSSSSTSVATIESVGDANPGVATGVATGSSTISATVDGITGSTTLTVSAATLVSIQVTPTTPSIAKGLTQQFSAIGTYTDASTQNLTSTATWTSSSTSVATVETSGNSNPGLATGIGVGTATITATVSGISGNTTLTVTSAELVSIQVTPPTPSIAKGVTQQFVATGTYTDSTTQILTNTASWTSSLSSVATIETTGGSTPGLSTGVDVGTTTITATVSGISGDATLAVTAATLVSIQVTPSTPSIAKGVIQQFVATGTYTDATTQILTSSASWTSSSTSVASIETSGDSTPGLSTGVGVGSTTVTATVSGISGSTTLIVTSATLVSIQVTPATQSIAKGATQQFVATGTYTDATTQILTSSATWTSSSTSIATIETSGDSTPGLANAVEVGTTTITATVSGISGNTTLTVTSAELVSIQVTPSTPTIAKGVTQQFVATGTYTDATTQILTSSASWTSSATSVATIETSGDNTPGLSTGVDVGITTITATVNGISGNATLDVTAEVLVSIQVTPVTPSIAKGVTQQFVATGTYSDSSTQILTNVVSWTSSSTSVATIETTGDSTPGLSTGVAVGSTTVTATYNGISGNTTLTVTAATLVSIQVTPVTPSIAKGVTQQFVATGTYTDSTTQILTNTASWTSSSNSIATIESSGDSTPGLANGVGVGSSTITATVSGISGDTTLTVTAATLVSIQVTPVTPSIAKGVTQQFVATGTYTDATTQILTSTASWTSSSTSVATIETAGDSTPGLSTGVDVGSTTITATVGGISGNSTLTVTAATLVSIQVTPVTPSIAKGATQQFVATGTYTDATTQILTGTASWSSSSTSIATIQTTGDTNPGLSTGASVGSTTITATVSGISGNTTLTVTAATLVSIQVTPATPSIAKGVTQQFVATGTYTDATTQILTSSASWTSSSTSVATIESSGDSTPGLSTGTGVGSATITATVNGISGDTTLTVTAATLVSVQVTPPTPSIAKGVTHQFVATGTYTDATTQILTSSASWTSSSTSVATIESSGDSDPGLATGAGVGSTTITATVSGISGNTTLTVTAAELASIQVTPATPSIAKGVTQQFVATGTYTDATTQILTSTASWTSSSTSIATIETAGDSNPGLATGAGVGSATITATVSGISGNTTLTVTAATLVSIDVTPATPSIAKGVTQQFVATGTYTDASTQTLTSVASWTSSSTSVATIETSGDSNPGLATGAGVGSSTITATVSGISNTATLTVTAATLVSIDVTPATPSIAKGVTQQFVATGTYTDASTQTLTTVASWTSSATSIATVETSGDTTPGLSTGVAIGSATITATVSGISGDTTLTVTAAELVSIAVTPVTQIVNIGNTLQMTATGTYTDASNQDITNTVSWASSVTSYVTIQTSGDTNPGLATAVASGTSTITATLGAISGDTSIQVSLFSMCGTGVNDTDSTNATGECLKVATNSSGSWFTSTPSLALINLLGYTQSTGDSGGKTYARTYNESDVLGPSGIFVEFDLLGHNWPSAEGGQAYRYCEDLASMNFGGRSDWRLPTSTELEGFADDNLINADNLYTTYGWPVDRTYWSSSENVDESGKFWNSHLVWQYTNSNLAQDPKPVSCISD